One region of Pogoniulus pusillus isolate bPogPus1 chromosome 19, bPogPus1.pri, whole genome shotgun sequence genomic DNA includes:
- the RAP2C gene encoding ras-related protein Rap-2c encodes MREYKVVVLGSGGVGKSALTVQFVTGTFIEKYDPTIEDFYRKEIEVDSSPSVLEILDTAGTEQFASMRDLYIKNGQGFILVYSLVNQQSFQDIKPMRDQIVRVKRYEKVPLILVGNKVDLESEREVLSAEGRALAQEWGCPFMETSAKSKTMVDELFAEIVRQMNYASLPEKQDQCCTTCIVQ; translated from the exons ATGCGGGAGTACaaagtggtggtgctgggcagcgggggggtggggaagtCCGCCCTGACGGTGCAGTTCGTCACCGGGACCTTCATCGAGAAGTACGACCCCACCATCGAGGACTTCTACCGCAAGGAGATCGAGGTGGACTCGTCCCCTTCGGTGCTGGAGATCCTCGACACGGCGGGCACCGAGCAGTTCGCCTCCATGCGCGATCTCTACATCAAAAACGGCCAGGGCTTCATCCTCGTCTACAGCCTGGTCAACCAGCAGTCCTTCCAG GACATCAAGCCCATGAGGGACCAGATTGTCCGGGTGAAGAGATACGAGAAGGTTCCTCTGATCCTAGTGGGGAATAAAGTGGATCTGGAGTCGGAGAGGGAGGTCTtatctgcagaaggcagagcccTGGCTCAGGAGTGGGGCTGCCCCTTCATGGAGACATCAGCCAAGAGCAAAACCATGGTGGATGAACTGTTTGCTGAGATTGTCAGACAAATGAACTATGCTTCCCTGCCTGAGAAACAAGATCAGTGTTGTACAACTTGCATCGTCCAGTGA